The Coffea eugenioides isolate CCC68of chromosome 8, Ceug_1.0, whole genome shotgun sequence genome has a segment encoding these proteins:
- the LOC113780545 gene encoding B3 domain-containing protein At5g24050-like, with protein MGKSSSNDDERRLDYSGIELYPNWGKFDILVAVAEVERIRLEEEEKERKLRRNLSTFLKLLAEKETEESSMDNGSDGVGKLQLLVGKIDVNFTKGKRSFRRKTGSNHTLLSEELPSAISQFDFEGKHQEDDGNHVLFSYGDIIKKPQLKRLGSPSEENCTDHQEIEMPRSKKAKGKPRYPDGPLTSTISTIPEKFKNRILEFGGSEESIVFVFQKVLTETDVKTHFSRLLVPFKQIKNGFLTAEEQARFWDPNQKFGIDAIFVDPSLDEGRMNLRRWEMGKKDGKISYNFALITNWVKVVQKNELRQGMTVHLWAFRRDLQLGFALILV; from the coding sequence ATGGGGAAGAGCAGTAGTAATGATGATGAACGCCGTCTTGATTATTCGGGTATTGAACTGTACCCGAACTGGGGTAAATTTGATATCTTGGTTGCAGTTGCAGAAGTAGAGAGGATCAGACTggaggaggaggaaaaagaaaggaagctCAGGCGAAATCTTTCCactttcttgaaacttcttgctgaaaaagaaacagaagaatCATCAATGGACAATGGTTCAGATGGGGTCGGTAAATTGCAGCTTCTTGTTGGTAAAATTGATGTCAATTTCACTAAAGGGAAAAGATCGTTCAGAAGGAAGACTGGCTCCAACCACACATTATTGTCCGAGGAACTTCCTTCAGCAATATCCCAGTTTGATTTTGAAGGCAAACATCAAGAAGATGATGGAAATCACGTTCTGTTCTCATATGGGGATATAATTAAGAAGCCCCAATTGAAGAGACTGGGATCACCCAGTGAAGAAAATTGTACTGATCATCAAGAAATAGAGATGCCACGTTCCAAGAAAGCAAAAGGGAAGCCTAGATATCCTGATGGACCATTAACGTCAACTATCAGTACTATTCCAGAGAAATTCAAGAACAGAATTTTGGAATTTGGGGGTTCAGAGGAAAGCATTGTATTTGTGTTTCAAAAGGTGTTAACAGAGACCGATGTGAAGACGCATTTCAGTAGGCTGCTGGTGCCATTTAAGCAGATCAAGAATGGGTTTCTGACTGCTGAAGAGCAGGCTCGTTTTTGGGATCCCAACCAGAAGTTTGGAATTGATGCCATTTTTGTTGATCCATCCCTTGATGAAGGCAGAATGAACCTGAGACGATGGGAGATGGGTAAAAAAGATGGTAAAATAAGTTACAACTTTGCATTGATCACTAACTGGGTCAAGGTTGTGCAGAAGAATGAACTGAGACAAGGAATGACAGTGCACCTGTGGGCATTTAGGAGGGATTTACAGCTTGgatttgctttaattttagtttga